In Nisaea acidiphila, the DNA window GCAGCAGAAGATGTAGGCGAAAGGCACGGTGACCCAGTTGTACGGCACGAGGAAATCGAGGATCAGGTCGAGCTTGCCGATCTTCTCGGCGATGAGGCAGGCAACCAGCGGAAAGACCAGCCAGTAGACCGCATAGCGCAGCCCGTAGCTGATCCAGTCGAAGAAATCGCCGGAAATCCAGGCCGCCGAACCGTTCGCGACGTCGGAGATAAGGATCGCCGGCAGCGCCAGCACGGCGGCAAAGAAGGAGCGGTAGAAGCCGGCCTCGCTGCGGTCGAACATGTCGATCGCGCCCGGCCGGCCGAGGGCGAGGCACCAGCAGCCGTAGAGCGCGCGGACGATCTCGGCCGTGCCCGGCAGCATCCGCCTACGCCTTGGCCGCGTCGAAGAATTTCCCGAGCGCCGCCTCATAAATCCCGGTCAGGGCCTCGATGTCCGAGACCGTCACATGCTCGTCGGTCTTGTGCATGGTCTGGCCGACGATGCCGAACTCGACCACCGGGCAGAACTTGCGGATGAAGCGGGCATCGGAGGTGCCGCCGGAGGTGCTGAGTTCGGGCTCCTTGCCTGTCACCTCTTTCACCGCCGCCGCGACTGCGTCGCTGAGCGGGCCGGGCTCTGTCACGAAGGCGTTCGAAGTGCACTCGACCCGGAAGTCGTAGCGCCCGCCGACCGCATCGAACATCTCCCGAAACTTCGCCTCGAGGCTCTCCGCCGTGTGCAGGTCGTTGAACCGCGCGTTGAAGGTCGCAGACGTCTTCGCCGGGATCACGTTGGTCGCCGGATTGCCGGTATCGACCGTCACGATGGCGACCGTGGATGGCTGGAAATGTTCCGTGCCATCGTCCAGCACGCCCGCCGTCAGCGGCTCCAGCATCCTCACCAGCCGATGGATCGGATTGTCGGCAAGATGCGGATAGGCGCTGTGGCCCTGGGTGCCGTGGACGGTGAGGTAACCGGTGAAGCTTCCGCGCCGGCCGATCTTCATCATCTGGCCAAGGAATTCCGGATTGGTCGGCTCGCCGACGATGCAGGCGTCGATCGTCTCGCCCTCGTCCGCCATCCAGTCCAGTACCTTGACGGTGCCGTTGATCGCCGGGCCTTCCTCGTCGCCGGTGATCAGAAAGGAGATCGAGCCGCCGAAATCGGTGCCGCGAGCCTCCAGAAACCGCGCGGCCGCCGCCGCGAAGCAGGCGACGCCGGATTTCATGTCGGAACTGCCGCGCCCGTAGAGCCTGCCGTCCCGGATCTCTCCGGAGAAGGGCGGGGCGATCCAGTCATCCGCATTGCCCGGCGGGACCACATCG includes these proteins:
- the dapE gene encoding succinyl-diaminopimelate desuccinylase, encoding MGNQIDPVRLTQDLVRCESVTPVEGGALALLEKELTALGFACRRLTFSDEGTPDVENLYARIGTAAPNICFAGHTDVVPPGNADDWIAPPFSGEIRDGRLYGRGSSDMKSGVACFAAAAARFLEARGTDFGGSISFLITGDEEGPAINGTVKVLDWMADEGETIDACIVGEPTNPEFLGQMMKIGRRGSFTGYLTVHGTQGHSAYPHLADNPIHRLVRMLEPLTAGVLDDGTEHFQPSTVAIVTVDTGNPATNVIPAKTSATFNARFNDLHTAESLEAKFREMFDAVGGRYDFRVECTSNAFVTEPGPLSDAVAAAVKEVTGKEPELSTSGGTSDARFIRKFCPVVEFGIVGQTMHKTDEHVTVSDIEALTGIYEAALGKFFDAAKA